The stretch of DNA GCAacagtgcctgtgctgctgttccttgCTGTGATCTCAGAGCTCTGCTACAGTCGGGGCAAGGCTGCTGGAGCCTCCAAATGCAGGTGCAGCTCCCTTCCCTTGGGCTGGGCTTGTGCAGAGGCAGGGAATGAGGAATCTGCAGGTGTTTATTTGCTGCCCCCTCAGTTGCAGGTTTGGGATCGGAGTGGCAGCCATGAAGGACCCAAGTCGCAGCAGTACCAGCCCCAGCATCATCAGCGAGGATGTGATCATCAACGGGCACTCCCACGAGGATGACAACCCCTTTGCCGAGTACATGTGGATGGAGAACGAGGAGGAGTTTAACAGGCAGGCAAGTCATTCCCTGCTTTCAGTGGCTCCTCTGTCCTTTGTCACTTCCCAGCtgaagggacagggctgggctccaCTACTGACTGTCCTTCGGAGAGGAAGTTTCAGATTGGCTCTCTGGAGTGATCCTGGGGAACAAACGGGTAAATGCTGATCTTCTGTAGTCCTGGTGGAAAATATAGGAAGTGCAGCACGTCCTAATCCATTAATTCCCTGCTtctgcaggagggaggggagaaaagagagTTGACAGAAGTACCTGGCACTTGGGAAGGGCTGGCCCGGGAGGTGTTCGTGTGCGGACATGCCGAGTGTCCCGGTGCTGAGCTGGGGAATTCCAGGTGCACACCTGCcttgggagcagccctgctgctccacagggtGCTGCGTGACAGAGCTGCTCATTTTAATAATTGAATCTTACAACTCCTTTCTCCACCAGGTGGGAAAGAAGCCTTACTTTCCTTTGCTGCCTTGCCTCTGTCACCGTTTTCTGTCTTGCTCCAGAGACTGGGAACAGCCCCCCTCTTTCCACAcccctttcccattcccagcttGCTCTGTGCTCTCCATAACTGCTGCCTATGCTCCAACATGGGGTCCTCAGGATGCTAACAGCACTGAACTCATTCAGAGTCAGGTTTGCTCACAAAACCTCCATCCTCTCTTCTCTTATGCATTATTTCCATTTGGtgtcttttttccccagggaGCTGTCCCACTGTTAGCATACGGGGTTGTAGTTctctgggaaggagctgagttGTGCCATGACTTTTCAGGCACAGATTCCATTGTTAAAACAGAGGAAAGGTGGGAGTGTGAGGGGAGAGGGTCATGCTCAGACAGACAAACACTTGCGGCAGCCTGgtcacctgctgctgcagacacagccctcTGGGAGCCTGAGCAAGTTAAACTGgagctggaaaataaaaacaggcaGTCCaaatttccaattatttggGGAATTAAGTGTTATTtagcactgctggagctgccatgGAGGGGTACAGGGCTGTAACCaagcccctggagctgggcaagCCCTGTGTAACAGGAGAGCCTGTGGCTGtgtgcccacagcaggagggaggcagtgcCTCCTGGAGGTGCCACCCAGGCTgaagtgctgctctggggaacCACTGAGTCAGccttctgtgctgcctctggagTGCCTGAGCGGGGCTCGGAGCATGTGGGATTGAGtccctgctctccagagcaCCAGGTGAGCTCATGAATGTGCTTGCCCCAAGGGCAAGGACCCAGATTGCACAACAGTCCTGATAATCTGGTGTTAATGTTTCTGGTTTGGTGTTTGTGGTAACTGAATTTCCACTCCTGGACTGAGGAGGTGTTTGATTTCAGAGTGAAGGATAGATGGGAAAACTTGTTTGAGCTTCCACTGAGTGAACTTCTAAATCTGTCCTGAATCATTTTTCCATTCTTAGACAGTCTGATGCAGGACATGGAAAATTTGTAGGATGAACTCCCTCCAAAGCTCGTTTACTGAACAACCAAGGAAAACTGCTTTAATCTCTGCACTGTGTGTCAGTTCTGCATGGGGTGGTTTGTACTgctcccaggacagcagggctgcattcctggcagctgctgggatcaGTGGGGTTCCCAAGGAGAGCACAGTGGGTGGGCACACACTGATAGCCAAGGAGAGGCTGCGTGTTCCAGGTGACAGGCAGgggttattttttccccaggagtCCCTCAGGACACTTTCCAGGGAGTGtttcctggctctgtgtgttgGCACAACTCCCTTCCTCATACTTGCAGCAAGCTCAGTCCAGACTAGTTGGTACAGCTGAAATTTTTGCTTGGGACCTACATTTTCCTCCTTTAGTTCATAACAAGCTGTAAACAaaagagcaggggctgggggggttctcctgcctctccctttcAGCTGCAACCTCAATCCCTGGCACAAAGCACCGGTGTCCTTCCTGCTGCGTGGACATGGTGCTGGGCTAGGGTGCTTCTGGATAGCTGGGAAGGTCAGCTGGGTGCACACACCTGGGAATAAAACCCCTACGAGCTCACAATGGATTTCTTGCTGAAGCAGTTTCTTTTCATTGCACAGATCGAAGAGGAGTTGTGGGAAGAAGAATTCATCGAGCGCTGTTTCCAGGAGAtgctggaagaggaggaggagcatgAATGGTTTATTCCAGCCCGTGATCTCCCACAAACAATGGATCAAATCCAGGACCAGTTCAATGACCTTGTTATCAGTGACAGCTCATCGCTGGAGGATCTGGTGGTAGGTTCAGCTTCCCATCCTGTTTCTAAAGCTCAAGTCTTTGTGCAAGGCTGGGGCTTGTTGCTGCTTATGGCAAGAGAAAGTCCTTTCCAGCAGAAGGAGCCTGTTAAACCCTGTCTGCCTGTGCAGGGTGGGTGAGAAGGATGTGTCCTCAGTGGATGTGACCTATTTGGTGGCTTTCTTCATAGCCACGTGGGGCCTTTCCCAGCCCATGGCACAATCCAGGAGTGGGTGGGATGTTGTGAAAGAAGGGCACCGAGTGGAGCTGGGGCTGCGAAAGGGTCACTGGGCATCTGCCAGCACTGACACTTGGGGCTGGTCTGAGCCCCGTCCCAGGGTCTAGTTGGGATTGGGAGAACTACAGCAGATCCCTGCAACAATTCTAGGGAAGGGGAAAGCAGCCAAACTGTGATTGTTTCCCTCACAGAATCCAAAGTTCCTTGTGCAGAGCACACACCCCACACCATCCTGTCACACAACTGCTCTGAGATTCAGACGCAGACCCCGACTTTTCCAAGCTGAAAAGCTGCAGACAGTAGTTTCAGTCTCAATGAAGATCAGAAAAGCCTAATTCTCCATTTCTTGGTGATAAAGAGCTCCTTTTGAAGCTGCTGGTGCCCACCTCAAACTGCAGgacatggagcagcagcagcttgccAAGGGGTAGGACAGGGAGTCACAGACAGAGACATGTAAAAAATCAATACAGTGTTCATACACATGAAATTCCCAGAAGTGGCTGAAGTTCCTGGAACAAGTCACCTCTTGCTTAAATAAGCAAAATTTTGAAACCTCATGGCACGTTTTAACAGCTCAACTTGAGAAAAGGCTATTTCAGCATGAGGGGaagctgctgtgtttgctgcatGTCTGTGGTTTGCTGCTTATTCCCTGAGCCCTCATCCAACTGAAACTTCAGGTGGAGCTAAGGAAGGTTGTTAGATAACTTAGAGTAGCACAGAGGAATAGGCTTTTCTGGGAATTGCAGACTGCTGCTAAGTGTAAGAAGCCTGTTGTACACCTGATTGTTACTCATCCATAAACCTTTACCTCTAATTGTCTTGAGCTTGAAAATGGAAGCTGAAAATAATGATTCACCTCAACTTCTGTTCTTCCCTTCCTCAGGTCAAGAGTAATCTGAATCCAAATGCGAAGGAGTTTGTTCCTGGGGTGAAGTATTTAAACATTTGAGTAGACTGGGCCCTCTTTTGGTGGATGTAGCACAATTTCCACACTGTGAAGCCAGTATTAGAAGATTTAATTGTAAAAGCTCTCTCTTCTTGTCACTGTGTTACACTTATGCATTGCCAAAGTTTTGTTAGTCTTGCATGCTCAATAAAAGTGCTGAGACTGTTATTAAGTAAATCTGTCAAAAGTTTAATGGAAACATAATTGGGCCCTGGCTCTGTGCGAAGGAGGCAGTGAGGTAAGAAGCACCAGTCAAGTTGAGACAAAGTACCATGTTAATAAAACCTTCTGCAGactctgatttttaaaacaggaCTTGGAATTTGCGGTGAATGGTCTGTTTTTAACTAAAGATGAGTTAACTGGTGCTAGCTTGCACCTGATAATGCCTTAACTTCCAAGTGAAAGTGAGGAGATCTGATTGTTATGCAAATTAGCTAACTTTCCTTTGAGGTATCAGTGTTGTTACTAATGTTAATTTCCCCCTTTACAAAACATCATGATCCTGGAAGCAGCGTGAGCTTAAGCCAAATCTCACAGACCTGTACAGAGTCGTAGATCTCAGCTCCTGCACTAACATCCGGACGATTGAGAGGAAGCAGTTCCCTGTCCTTTGCAGTGTGTGATCATGTCagaaaccttcccttcccgtgCTGTTAGGGAGGTGTGAGATCCATCTCAGTTCCTGCCAGGAACAGGCCCCTACATAGCACTGCCTATGGAACCCTCAGCATCCGACTTCCCACAGCTGGATTTAACCAGGCAAACCCCCCCAGCATTAGTGATTTGAGTGGTGCTTTTCCCTTGCTTTGTTTAATCATCACTACACAATAGTCTACAGCACAAcaacttttctgtttttttggttttttgttttttttttttttttcttttaataaagcTAGAACAGTTTTGGCTTCTTAAACTTCATATTTGGGTAGGTTAAGCTGCCATACGTGTTCAGTGTGAATAGTGTTTAAGttgaaaatattgtaaaaaaattatattttttcaaaaatatttaaaaaaataaataatagtaGAACTGATGTGGTGGCTGTCTCATAACTGGGCATCTGGCACGGGAACTGGCTTGGCAGTGtgtgcaggacagggctggcactgtGGAGCCCGATGGCCCCGGATCCTGGCTGAAGCTGGACtcttcatggaatcacagactgttctgggttggaagagactgcAGAGATCCAgttccatgggcagggccaccttccactgtcccaggctgctccaagccctgtccaacctggcttcAAATgcttccagggaagggaatttaTTCCTCTCCTCCCACTCCGTACTCTCCCATCATTTTCCCTGTGGTtgttcccagcctggccctgggagcactgagggcactcaggagctgctgcctcgtGCTTGGCACAGGAGCCCCGAGCTGGAGCCGAGTGCTGGctacagcagcttctccagccccATCCACTCTGGCttcatggaatatcctgagctggacCTGCAAGGATCAAGCCCAGGCCCCGCTCAGGAAAGCCCGGCCTCGCTGTTAGTATCTCCTTTTTTAAGCCAGGGTTAAATGAAGGGGCAcggctggagctgcagctctgtgggaccGGCAGGGTGAGGTGAGGCCATCCCACAGATGTTGCCCTGCGGCAGAGCCACCTGGCTGTGTCAGGCACTCGTGCTCCAGAGAGAGCCTCTCCCTCCTGGGCGAGCTCAGCTGCACCAGCCCcttctgctgttgctgtgcGGAGCGGTAATAGAGTTACCCCAGCTCCGTGCTGGCactgccttcccttcccatgCTGAGAGCTTGGCCTTCCTAGAGCCGGCAAGACTTCTCCAGGATTTCCTGGAGACTGACCTGGGGAGAGTTCAGACTCGAGGACCTAAAGAAAAAGGTCAGCAAGTAACACAGTTGATTTCTGTCTGCAGTGAGAGTTCCACCAGCGAGTCCTGCTTGCCTGCAGTTCGTCCACAAGCTTTGGCCTGGCCACCATCAATCACCTGGGGGTGGTGGCAGCTGCGTGCAGCAGCCGGGAGGCAGCGTGTggagcagccagcctggccacggctgctcccctggcactgcGTTTATCCCTCTCCTGCATCCCGCAGCACTGTGATATTCAttggggaggggctgctgctggccctggcagccccgctgggtttggggtgtgaCAGtagcagagctggtggcaccCAGTGCTGAGCACCACTGGCACTGCCCCCGGGCTTCCTCTcagtcctgctccagccccagcggGTGGGCTGGGGGGACAAGCAAATGGGAGGGGACACAGTTGGCCAGAGAGATGTCACACACACTGTGACACCGTGCTCGGCACCAGCACCAGGATAGCAGCCAAAAGGGGGCTCAGAGCCTGGCTGGTGCTCATGGGAGGTGGGGAGGAGTTGTATTTGCATCCCTTGGGGTTTATTTTAGGttggagtggggtttttttccctcatcttCAATTTTAACAGATTTTCTCACTTCTCTCCCTGCTCATGCTGGGGAGCGAGTGTGCGAAGGTGCCGCCCGGGGCTGTGACAGGGTTGTGCAATGCTGCCTCAGCTCAACTTTGGTGCTAATTCCAGGCCCGGGACTGGCCTGACCCCGTTTCGTTGGGGGTCAGCCACCTCTGTGTGCGCAGCTGAGCAGCCCGGTGACACGGGACAGTGTCACCAGCACggctgggacagagccagcGCTCCTAAGCCCCCAGAGCAGGAAGGGTTTGCCGAGGGCTTGTGCTGAGCTGCCTCTCCCACAGCACCAGGTTCAGGCAGAGCCCACCTGGCAGAATTCCAGCGTGTCTCCGTGTCTGGCAGCCGAGGAGGAGTTAAAGGTCTGACGCCTTTGCAGTGCTCAAAGGACAAGGGAtggtgcaggaggcagcagagacaTTGGCGGGGCACGTGCACttgaatattttataatttttaatgtgtCATCTTAAGTTAGGCATCCTGACGCTGGCCTGGACACTGCCCCATGCAgagcctgtgccagctgtgggTCACCGTGCCAGAGCCGAGGGCACAGCGTGAAAATCCGTGGCCCCGGGTGGGAGTTGGTGGCCCCGGGGCTCTGGCGGGCTCCGATGTGACTGACCGGCTTCAGCGAGGGCTGGACGAGCCTCAGCCGGCTAAAGCTTCAGGTGGAGCATGGCACGGGGTGGCGGTCCCCCGGAGCTTGGGGTGTCCCCCTAGAGCAGCGCTGTGTTTCCCTAGCCCCGCGTTCGAGCCGAGCACCAGCAGCCTTGGCTTTGGCTTTGGTGGGCGCTGCCGAACCCCGACAGTCCCCTGGGAGCTCGGCTCGGCTCCTCCGGCGCCGGGCGGGACCTCCCGGGACCCTCCCCTCGCTCAGACCTTGGTGCATACCGAGCCCCCGTCCGTGCCGTCCGGGCCCTCCGCGGCCGCCGTGCCCCTGCCGCTCTCCCGGGCCCTGAAGCCGGTGAACACCGGGCAGATGGGCACGCTCCTCAGCCAGCGGCTCCTCCGCACCGCGCCCATGCCGAAGGGGAAGTCATAGCTCCTCAGGCTGGCGCTGCTCGTGCTGTCCGAGTGCGCTCCTGCCTTCCACTGCACCAGCCCTCGCTCCTCCTGCGTCCCTGCGGCACCAGGGTCCCAGTGTCACCCTCCGGCCCTGCCATCACCTCCGGCAGCTCCGAATCATCAGGAatctgccccagccccgccgctgcccgTCCCCGGCCCGCTCGCTGCAGTTACCCGGGATGGTGTTGTCCAGCACGAAGGCAATGGTCCCCCCGACGAACATCTCCGTGGTCAGCAGCACCGTCAGGATCTGGTCCAGCTCGGGGACACCTGCGAGAGCAGGGACGGAGCCGGGGGTGCAGTGGGGAGCGGGATTTCCCCGCTGCTCCCCCGTGGTGGGCGAGCGCCGGGAGATCTGCCCTCGTCTCTCCCCAAACTCCCGAAATTGCCGCTATTCGTGGTGGGCGGTACCTGTGTTAATGGAGCCGGGGTGGGAATCCAGGTAGTTTGGCAGCGTCAGCCCGAAAAACATGGCAAAGCCCAGCACGAAGAGATTTCGGGAGGAGTTCATGTCGACGAACTGCAGGTTGGAGAGGCCGACGGCCGTGATCATTCCTGCCGGCAGAGACGCGGCGATGCAGGCGGGGCGCCCGCGCTGCGCCGGGCATCGGGGGCTGCCCCAGCCGCGGTGAGGGTGCGAGCAGCCCCCGTTCCTCCCAAAACCCGCCCTGCACCCTTGGGCTCACCGGGCCCCGAAGCTGCGGGGACGTGGCCCAGGGCTGCCGAGAGCGGCGCTCCGGGTTTGGGGGAGACACTTACCGAATAAGGTGCAGAACATCCCGCCGAGCACGGGGTCGGGCAGGGAGGCGAAGAGCGCCGTGAATTTGCCGATGGTCCCCAGCAGGAGCATGATCCCGGCGCCGTACTGGAtcaccctcctgctccccacctgCACAGAGACACCGACAGCAGGTGACCGTGCCCGCGCCCCCTGCCCAGCCGGGAGCCCTCCCCGGCCCCGGTACCTTGGTAATGCCCAGGACGCCGATGTTGGGGCTGGAGGACGTGGAGCCGTTGCCGGTTCCCAAGAGCCCCGCGATGATGCAGGAGATGCCCTCGGTGAAAATGCCCCTGGGGAAACAACGGTGGGGCTGCTGCCCATCCCACTCTCCCGCAGCATCCCTGACCGGGCCCCAGGGATGCCGCGGTGCGAGTGAGGCACCGTGGAGGGGGGAACAGCCGGCTGTACCTGTTAATGGCGTGCACAGGGGGCGGGGGcgctcctgccagccgggcacAGGAGTAGTAGTCCCCGATGGACTCGATGATGCCGGCCAGCGTGGCGCTGAACATGCCCAGCACGGCTGCTGAGGTCACCGTGGGCAGCCCCCACTGGCCTGCCCGGGGGCAGAGCAggtcagggctggggacacatcAGCACCGCCCTGCCGGTGCTCACCGGTGCCACTTTGAGCTCCTCCGGGTGCTCCCCAGCCTCGGCGATGCTGCACCACGTCCCCACAGGGCAAAGGGGTGTCGGGGGCCCCAGGGCACTCACAGGGGTAGGGGATGCGGAACCAGGGTGCCACGGACAGGATCTCCCCGCGGGCGTCCGTCCTGGCCTTGTAGCCGTACTCCTCGGGCCGGCTGGGGAAGACTCCGGTGCGGGTCAGCACGTAGCAGATGAGCCACACCAGCATGACGGCCAGGATGATCTGCAGGGCACACACCGGGTCCctcccgctccgctcccctGCCCACGTGTGGGTAAAGGGGGAATGTGGGGCCGCCCCAGGATGCTCTCAGCCAGTCCCTACCGGGAACATCTTGAAGATCTGGATGCGGAGCAGGACAAAGCCATGGCCCCGCCGGTAGCCAGGCAGGATGATGGCGACCTGCCGCAGGTACTGGGCAAACAGGACAATCAGGAAGATGGTCCTGGGGGTAAAGACAGACAGGATAACTCGTGCCCCTGATATCCATCTGGCTCCATCCTGGACAACCctgccctcctgtcccctgtgtccccatgccATACAGCACAGAGATGCCCCAGTGGGAGCCAGCCCGGTCACCGGCCGCCTGGAAAACGGAGAGTCCGATGAGGGACACGGTGGGGGTGACGGTCAGAGGCCCGATGTAGCTGAGTAGTGCCCCggggagccccagcagcccGATGACCACTTCCACCAGGCTGGACACCACGATGGCCCCCTGGATCTGCAGGGCATGGAGAGGTGCAGGAGAGGACGTCAGCAGCCTGCCGGGGAGTCTGGGTGCTGCGGGGGCGGTGGCAGGATGGTGGCACCATGTACCTCTCGCATGCGGGGCTGCCAGATGTGGGACGTGTTGAGCGGCAGTGACCAGTTGCCATAGATCTGCTCTGGGGATGAAGGGGTGTGAGGTGATCCTggggggcagggagcagccagacaccccctgcacccccctgccctcaccttCAGGTGGGCATCGCCACTTCTCCAGGGCCAGGATGGACTTGGCGGGGACAAGGAAGGCCAGGGCGCTCGCCTGGAAGAGGGGCAgcctggagggacagagggatCCTGTGCCCGGGCCcgaggctgggcaggggggcccGCTGGGGCCGCAGCTCTACCTGATGCCCACGGTGGtctggatgagggtggtgatgCCCACGCAGGTGAAGATGGTGCCGATGAGGTAGCTGACGGTGAGCTGGTCCTTGCCCACGCACAGGCTCTCGGCCAGCAGGAAGGGAACGGCAATGGTGCCGCTGAAGCAGGTCAGGTAGTGCTGGGGGGCAAGGGGGGCgctcagtggggctgggggtgccccaCACCATGAGGaatggggatttggggtctgaCACTTTCCAGGCTGTACCTGGAAGCCGAGCAGGATGCAGAGGTACCAGGGGGGCACGTCCTCAATCCTGTAGAGCATGTCCACTCCTGGCTGGGAGGGCCTGGTGCCCACCCCGGGATCCTGCTGTgggggcacagctcagcctgtctcacctggggctgcatgcagggatgggcactccaccTTGCCCCATGGAAGCCCCTGTGCCCGCAGGGATGAGAGAGGTCCCGGCTGGCCGGTCTCCATCTCAGGTGTGTCCcagaaggatttggggtgtgGTGCTCCCCGCAGGGTGCCCCGGTACTCACCCTGCCCgccacaggcagctccttcccaggggTGTGCAGAGAGCCCGTGGGGGCTGGAGCCAAGTTCCCATTCTGGCAGTGAGGACGAGGGGGGAGCTGGGTCAGTGTGGACACAGGTGTCCCATGGGAAAGGGGGTGGGTTCTGCTCTGAGGGATGTGGGTGACAGCGGGCCATGGCCCAGCatccttcctgtcagtcccagCCCGTGGCTGCTTTGACCCCCAAGAGGAGTCTGGGCTCCCAAGCCCACTGGTCCCTATATATTTTGTTCCTAGAAAATGTGGAGGGGAATCCCCCCTGCAGGTGACGGGAAAGGCAGCCCAAGGCAGTCGCAGCCGCGGCATTCCAGGGTGTCCCCTTGGTCCCGGGATTCACCGCAGTCCCCAGGCTCACCCTGGcctttggcagccccagcaaggCACCCTGACCCTGAGCTGGCCATCGCTGGGGTCAGTGTCCCTGGCCAccacccccctccccaccacccTGGGATGACACCGAGgaagggatggggacagagacGGCGCCTGCATTCacctggggctgagccaggTCTCCTGAGCGGGTCCCCATCCTCCGGCGACGTGGCCCTGGCGGCgatgtccctgctcaggggGTTTTATGGCCGTGGGAAGGACTTTAGTCACCGGCCGGGCGGTGGCGGTGGcaggggcggcgggcggggcagCGGCCATTGGCTGCGGGTTGTGAAACCGGCGAGCGCGGCCCCGGCACGGATCAGCCATTAACTCCTTTAATTGGGGCTACACCCGCGCGGGGCAGCGCCGTGGTGAAACATTAGAGCCCGCGGGTTACAGAGTAATTCCCAGCTCGCCCGCACGGATCTGGCGCTGCTGCCGGCACGGCCGCGCCGGGCGTCGAGCGACAGCGGCGACATCGGTGACAGGTGACACCGGGAAGGTGCCCGCTCCCGGCACGTGTCGGCTCCCGCTGGGGACGAAGTCGGTTCCGAAGGTCACCGGGGCATTAAGCATTAACCGCGCCGGGCTAGAGCTCGTTCTGCAGCGCCTTGGGGGGATCCGGGCGGTCCTTGCGGCCGGCACAGGGTCCCTTGTCCCCGTGGCACAGCAGCTGTCGTAGcgcggccgggccccgccggtGCGCGTCGTAGATCTGCGCCTCGCCCTGCTCGCCCACGTAGCCGTGGCACAGCTTGGAGAGCCTGCGAGGGGCCGCGGCAGTCACCTGGGGCCAGAGCACAGTGCCCGGCCCCTGCACCGCCAAACCCCCGCTTACCTGCCCGGCCACGGTCCCCCCGACACCAGCACGCTCAGGGACTGCTGCCTCGACAGCCCCGGCCCCGACAGCCGCTTCTCCCCgtccagctccagcaccccGTAACTGCGGGCAGAGGGGCGTTGGAGGGAAAATGgtcctggggacacccctgtccctggggaTACCCCTGTCCCTGGGGATACCCCCGGGGCACTCTGATCCCTGGGCACCGCCGTCCTTGGGCACATTCTGACCCCTGGAGATTCCCAgtcccagggacacccccatcCCAAGGACACCCCGCTCACCTCTCCCagtcctgggagcagctcctctccagcaccTCTAAGTAATCCGACTCCTTCAGAGCCTTCTTGCCCACTTTCCCTTCTGCCTTGCGCAGGTGCTCCTCAATCTGGGGTGAAAAAGCACAATCCGGGCAGCGAGGGTGGCAGCATGTCcatgtccctgctccccagcgGGGCTGGGGTCTGCccccctcctgtgctgccctggcGGCAGAAGCACATCTGCATGGTTCAGCAGGTCCATGAGGAGCCCCAAAAGGCTTTTTTAAGGTGCCGATGGGGAATATCCATCAGTGGCGTGCCCTAGAGGAGCAGCATCTCCCGAGGCTGAAGCCTCCCCACGAGGGTTCTCACTGCCCCCTTTGGGGTGCCGTGTCCCCACCTGGAAGGCGATGGCGTGGCAGGCGTCACAGCGCAGGGATTCGGGCATGTGGGGGGAGAGCCGCTCCTCGGGGCTGAGCTGGGGCGCGGGGACGGAGCGGGACGGGGTGGCGGGGGCGTCCCCGCACGTGTCCCCGGCCCCTGCCCCCCGCAGCAGGCTCAGCA from Prinia subflava isolate CZ2003 ecotype Zambia chromosome 16, Cam_Psub_1.2, whole genome shotgun sequence encodes:
- the PAIP2 gene encoding polyadenylate-binding protein-interacting protein 2 yields the protein MKDPSRSSTSPSIISEDVIINGHSHEDDNPFAEYMWMENEEEFNRQIEEELWEEEFIERCFQEMLEEEEEHEWFIPARDLPQTMDQIQDQFNDLVISDSSSLEDLVVKSNLNPNAKEFVPGVKYLNI
- the SLC23A1 gene encoding LOW QUALITY PROTEIN: solute carrier family 23 member 1 (The sequence of the model RefSeq protein was modified relative to this genomic sequence to represent the inferred CDS: inserted 1 base in 1 codon), producing the protein MADPCRGRARRFHNPQPMAAAPPAAPATATARPVTKVLPTAIKPPXAGTSPPGPRRRRMGTRSGDLAQPQNGNLAPAPTGSLHTPGKELPVAGRQDPGVGTRPSQPGVDMLYRIEDVPPWYLCILLGFQHYLTCFSGTIAVPFLLAESLCVGKDQLTVSYLIGTIFTCVGITTLIQTTVGIRLPLFQASALAFLVPAKSILALEKWRCPPEEQIYGNWSLPLNTSHIWQPRMREIQGAIVVSSLVEVVIGLLGLPGALLSYIGPLTVTPTVSLIGLSVFQAAGDRAGSHWGISVLTIFLIVLFAQYLRQVAIILPGYRRGHGFVLLRIQIFKMFPIILAVMLVWLICYVLTRTGVFPSRPEEYGYKARTDARGEILSVAPWFRIPYPCQWGLPTVTSAAVLGMFSATLAGIIESIGDYYSCARLAGAPPPPVHAINRGIFTEGISCIIAGLLGTGNGSTSSSPNIGVLGITKVGSRRVIQYGAGIMLLLGTIGKFTALFASLPDPVLGGMFCTLFGMITAVGLSNLQFVDMNSSRNLFVLGFAMFFGLTLPNYLDSHPGSINTGVPELDQILTVLLTTEMFVGGTIAFVLDNTIPGTQEERGLVQWKAGAHSDSTSSASLRSYDFPFGMGAVRRSRWLRSVPICPVFTGFRARESGRGTAAAEGPDGTDGGSVCTKV
- the MZB1 gene encoding marginal zone B- and B1-cell-specific protein, translating into MRAALAAWLVLSLLRGAGAGDTCGDAPATPSRSVPAPQLSPEERLSPHMPESLRCDACHAIAFQIEEHLRKAEGKVGKKALKESDYLEVLERSCSQDWESYGVLELDGEKRLSGPGLSRQQSLSVLVSGGPWPGRLSKLCHGYVGEQGEAQIYDAHRRGPAALRQLLCHGDKGPCAGRKDRPDPPKALQNEL